One genomic region from Magallana gigas chromosome 3, xbMagGiga1.1, whole genome shotgun sequence encodes:
- the LOC136273831 gene encoding uncharacterized protein produces MNLTMSLVVSSVIVIVFCTMFVCILIRVSKCYYKRKYSKLLNQLQSNEIRAEDTNIYSDYDYTDYRGTSSNNPLHTERNIYEQSNRVSYDILVLRNQSSTVNVYDSGCNSDIIPPCSKPVYESLHINHAKKDLDFELEPECLLNLFKEEEKDVSPCHLSNLDNVQSKFISETKL; encoded by the exons ATGAACCTAACAATGTCCCTGGTTGTTTCATCTGTTATTGTCATTGTCTTTTGTACAatgtttgtttgtattttaatcaG AGTAAGCAAGTGCTACTACAAGCGTAAATATA gTAAATTATTAAATCAGTTGCAATCCAACGAAATTAGAGCTGAAGACACGAACATATATTCTGACTACGATTACACTGATTATAGAGGAACTTCAAGTAACAATCCTCTCCATACTGAAAGGAACATATATGAACAGTCTAACAGAGTGAGTTACGATATTCTCGTCCTAAGGAATCAGTCATCGACAGTAAATGTCTATGACTCAGGTTGCAATTCTGATATTATACCACCGTGTTCAAAGCCAGTTTACGAATCTTTGCATATCAATCATGCAAAAAAGGATTTGGACTTTGAATTAGAGCCAGAGTGTCTGTTGAATCTCTTCAAAGAGGAAGAGAAGGACGTGTCACCTTGTCACTTATCGAATCTGGATAATGTGCAATCTAAGTTCATTAGCGAAACAAAACTTTAG